From Abiotrophia defectiva ATCC 49176:
TGTACGATATTTTCAGGTAAATAAAATAGCAAATTGTCTAGTCGTATGCGTTTACATGAAACGCTTTCAGTGCTATAATAAATGTATAAACAAACAAAGGGAGGGATAGAATGACTTTCGCAGCATTACAAGAACAACTTTCGGAACACATCTATCATTTCAATCACGGTAACCATGAAGCAGCCTACCAATTTTTAGGCTGTCACAAGGTGGACCAAGATGGAGTGACGGGCTATCGCTTCGCCATTTGGGCTCCTCATGCAGCCAATGTTTACATTCTAGGTGATTTCAATCACTGGCAGAATGAGCCACTCAGCCATATTGAAGGTGGGGTATGGGCTGGCATCATCCAAGGAGTTGAGCGAAGTCAGTGTTACAAGGTTGGGATTGACCATGGCAATGGTCATATCGAATATAAGATTGATCCCTTTGGTTTTAACTTTGAGATTGCCCCTAAGGATGCTACGGTGGTTTGGGGCTTGGAGGACTTTGAATGGTCTGACCAGGTTTGGATGAACCAGCAATGGCGTAAGAATAGCGTTCATTCGCCTCTCAACATTTATGAAGTGCACGCCAGTTCTTGGCGCCGCCACCCTGACGGCCGCACCTATACCTTTGCGGAACTGGCAGACAGCCTGATTCCTTATGTTAAGGAAATGGGCTACACCCATATTGAAATGATGCCACTTATGGATCATCCGCTGGATGCTTCTTGGGGTTATCAGATTACCGGTTACTATGCTGTCTGTGGCCGCTACGGGACCTTGGAAGAGTTCAAGGACTTCGTTAACCAGGCCCACCAAGCGGGCATCGGGGTCATCATGGACTGGGTGCCTGGTCACTTCTGCCGTAATGCCAATGCCTTGGCTTACTATGATGGGACCCCAACCTTTGAATACCAAGATGTCAACCGGGCTAACAACGTAGGTTGGGGGACGCTCAACTTCGACTTGGGTAAGAACCAAGTCCAAAGCTTCCTCATTTCTAACGCCATGTTCTGGCTTAAGGAATGTCACTTGGATGGTTTGCGGGTGGATGCCGTGTCTAACATGCTTTACTTGGACTTTGACCAAGGGCCTTGGACGCCTAACGAAGACGGCAGCAACCACAACCGCCAAGGGGTGGCCTTCCTCCAAAAACTCAATACCACGATCAAAGATCATCTGCCGCATGTCCTCATGATTGCGGAAGAAAGTACCGACTGGAAGGGCATCACGCATGCTGTTTCAGAAGGGGGATTGGGCTTTGACTACAAATGGAATATGGGCTGGATGAATGATACCCTGCGTTTCTTCGAGACCGATCCTTATTACCGACCACAGAATTTCCGTTTAATTACCTTCGTCTTTATGTACCAATACAATGAACGTTATGTCCTGCCATTTTCTCATGACGAAGTGGTCCACGGTAAGAAGTCGCTCTTAGATAAGATTCCGGGCAACCGCGAAACTCAGTTTGAGACCCTGCGTCTCTTGCATGGTTACATGATGGCCCAGCCTGGTAAGAAGTTACACTTTATGGGTAACGAGCTAGGCCAATACCTGGAATGGCGCTACTACTCCGAGTTGGAATGGAAGGACTTGAGCTTCGAGTTCAACCGCGAGTACCAACACTATATGAAGACCCTCAATCAAATCGGTAGGGACTATAAGGCCCTGCATTATTATGATACTGAGCCAGCAGGTCTGACCGTCCTAGATGCTGACAATGTGGAACAGGCTGTCCTGACCATGATGCGGCAGGGTAAGGCCAAGCGTGATTTCTTAATCATTGCCTTGAACTTTATCCCAGTTGAACGTCAGGAATACCGAATTGGGGTGCCTTATAAAGGAGAGTACGAAGTCCTGCTCAACTCGCAAATGCAAGAGTTTGGCGGACGGTGGACCGAGAATCTACCAGTCATGAAGACAGAAGAAGTGCCTCATGATGGACAACCTTACTCCATTGTCACAACAGTTCCTAGTCTGGGTGTGCTCTATATCAAACCCAAACGTATTTACGGCGCTAAATAAAAGCTAAGAAAGGAGATGAAATTAACTGACTTCTTACGCCGAGTGAGTCAGCTAGTTTCGCATGTGTGTATATGAAACAAGATATGATCGCGATGATTTTAGCCGGTGGTCAAGGGACCCGTCTGGGTGTCTTAACCAAACAAACGGCTAAGCCAGCCGTTCCCTTTGGAGGGAAATACCGCATTATTGACTTTGCTTTAAGTAACTGCGCCAACTCTGGGATTAAGAATATTGGGGTAGTAACCCAGTATCAACCTTTAGAGCTTAACGAACACATTGGCAAAGGGGCAGCCTGGGGCTTAACCAGCCGTTCAGGTGGGGCTACCATCCTCCAACCTTACTCTAGCTCAGATGGCGAAAAATGGTTCAAAGGGACTGCCAATGCCATCTACCAAAACATCAGCTATATTGATTCCTTAGATCCTAAGTATGTCCTCATTCTATCAGGTGACCATATCTACAAGATGGACTATGCAGCTATGTTAGAAGACCACATTAAGAACAAGGCTAGCTTGACCGTTGGGGTTATCCCAGTTTCCATGAAGGAAGCCTCACGGTTCGGGATTATGAACACAGACCAAAATAGTCGCATTATCGAGTTCGAAGAAAAACCAGCTCAACCTAAGAGCAACCTGGCTTCCATGGGGATTTACATCTTCAACTGGGATACCTTGCGCCGTTACTTGGTGGAAGACCAAGCTAAGAACCGCGAGATGGAAGACTTCGGTAAGAACGTTATTCCAGCCTACCTAAGCAATGCTGAAAACTGCTTTGCCTACTCATTTGAAGGCTACTGGAAAGACGTGGGTACCATCGAATCTCTCTGGGAAGCTAACATGGAATTCTTGGACCCAGAACATCCACTCAACATTAGTGAGGATACTTGGCGGATTTATACCTCCAACCCTGTGACCCCACCACAATTCTTAACAGAGGACGCGCAAATTAAGCACTCGCTAGTTGTGGATGGCTGTTACATTGCCGGCCAAGTGGGCAACTCCCTCTTGTCGCGTGATGTCAAGGTAGGGCCTAATAGCCAGGTTGACCATTCTGTGGTCATGTCCAGTGCCACCATCGGTAAAGGCTGTCGCGTTGAATATGCTATTATCGGTGAACAAGCCGTGATTGCGGACGGAGCAAGTGTCATCGGGACCCCAGACCAAATTGCCACTGTAGGATATGCTGAAGTAGTAGGAGGACCAAAAAATGATGGTGAAGAATAAGTTATGTGCGATTCTCAATTTGACCGAAGATGATCAATTATTAAAACCATTGACCCAAAACCGGCCCATTGCCGCCTTACCATTTGCTGACCGCTATCGGGTGATTGACTTCGCCTTGTCCAGCATTTGCCATGCGGAAATTGATTCGGTAGCCCTCTTCATCGCTGAATCAGGTCGTTCAATCTATGACCACATCCGTTCTGGGGCAGCTTGGGACTTGGATTCTCAAGTATCAGGTGGGATTTTCACCTTCTCTCAACAGAACTGGAAGCTCCGCCACCACCAAGAAAACCTCTACGAAGATTACTACTACAACCATCGGGTCTTCATGTCTCGGGCTAAGGCTGAGTATGTCTTTGTAGCCGGATCTAAGATTATTGCTAACGTGGATATCCGCGGCGTCTTCCGCCACCATGTGGCTGAAGGTAAGGATATTACCCTTATCTACAAACAATTAGACAAAGAAAAATTAGGCGATCAAAACCCTAAATCTCGTGCCCTTAAATTCGATGCCAACCGCCAAGTCAAGGGATTGGTTGAATACGGTGATTTAGGGGAGGAAGAGAAGGTAGATGCTTCCCTCAGCATGTACTTCCTCAGCGTTAAGACCCTCAACGATATCATTGACCGGGCGGTTGACGAAGAAGTCTACATGGAAGTGGATGAATTGATTCAACACTATCTCTTAGACTACACCGTTAACCCATACAAGTACACGGGTTATATGGCGAACATTGACTCCATTGAACGTTACTACAAGGCTAATATGGACATGTTAGACCGTCAAAACTTCACTTCCTTGTTCTACTCAAGCCAACCAATCTTGACTAAGACCAAGAATGGGGTACCGTCCTACTATGCGCCAAGTTCTGATGTGCGTTCATCCGTGGTGGCCTCTGGTTCTTACCTAGCAGGTAAGGTGGAACGCTCACTCATTTCCCGTAAGGTACATGTATCGGACGGGGCTCATGTCAAGGATTCCATCATCCTACAAGGAACTAAGATTGGCGATGGGGCACGTGTTGAATACGCCATCCTGGACAAGGGCTGTGTCGTTGAACCAGGCGCTCACGTCATTGGGACACCTGACAATGTGGTCGTGATTAGCAAGAACACCGTCATCCCAGCAGAATAAAGGAGTCGCCATGAAAGTTTTATTTGCTTCCGCAGAAGCGGCACCCTTTTTCAAGACGGGCGGCCTAGGTGACGTTGCCTATGCCTTGCCTAAGGAATTGGCTAAGCAGGGCGTAGACATTCGGGTGGTCTTGCCTTACTACACCCAAACGCCTCAGCAATACAAGGACCAAATCCAAGAAATTGCCCATTTCCGCTTCCAATTAGGCGGTCGGAATGTCTACTGCGGCATTAAGTATCTGGAAATGGACGGGGTCAAGTACTACTTTATCGATAACTTGGCTTACTTTGACCGGCCGGCCCTCTATGGTCAATGGGATGATGGCGAACGTTTCGGCTACTTCTCAACGGCTATTATTGAGATGCTGGAAGTCATTGACTGGATTCCAGACATTATTCACTGTAATGACTGGCATACTGCTATGGTGCCCGTGCTCCTGGTGGACCGTTATCACTGGAAAGACCGCTTGCGTCATATCCGTAAGGTCTTGACCATTCACAACCTACGTTTCCAAGGGGTCTATGATCCAGTCATCCTGGGCCAGGTCTTCGGGACCGGCTATAACGTCTATACCGAAGATGGGGCTAAGTACTATGACCGGGTCAACTATCTCAAGGGCGGCATTAACTTCTCTGACCGGATTACTACGGTTAGTCCAACCTATGCCCATGAGATTACTACCCAGGCCTTTGGTGAGAACCTAGAAGGGGTCCTCAAGTACAACGAATGGAAATTAAGCGGGATTATTAACGGTATTGACTATGACCTCAATAACCCTGAGACAGATCCACTCATTCCACATCACTTTAATGTCTCGGACTTAAGTGGTAAGGCAGCTAACAAGGCGGCCTTGCAAGAACGCTTAGGCTTGCCGGTCAATCCAGATGTGGCCATGATTGGTATGGTCTCTCGCTTGACCGACCAGAAGGGCTTCCAGCTAGTGGAAGAACGCATGGAAGAATTACTGCAAGCAGAAGTTCAGGTAGTCCTCTTAGGGACTGGGGAGCCGCAATTCGAGCACTCCTTCCGTTACTTCGAGTCACGTTATCCTGACAAGATGAAGAGTCTTATTACCTTTGACTTGGGGCTAGCCCAACAAATCTATGCTAGCTGTGACTTCTTCTTGATGCCAAGTGCCTTCGAGCCTTGCGGCCTGTCACAACTCATGGCCATGCGCTATGGGACCTTGCCAATTGTCCATGAGACAGGGGGCTTGCGTGACACCGTTCAACCTTACAACCAATATACCGGGGAGGGGACAGGTTATTCCTTCAATCGTTTCGACGGTTGGACCATGCTCCAAACCATCTACTATGCGCTAGATGTCTACTATAACCAACCTGGCGCTCACAAGCAATTGGTAGAACAGGCCATGACCCGAGACTTCTCTTGGACCGGGCCAACCAAAGAATACTTAGCCCTCTACCATTCGCTACTTCAAGGATAGTTAGCTCAGAAGAGACCAAGCGCTTGCTTGCGTCTCTTTCTTGGGCTTATGCCACACTTATTTAGGAGGAAATCAATGAAGGTCGATGCATTCAAAGACGCCTATAAGAAGAAGTTTGAAGACATGTTCGCCGTGCCTTATACCTCTGGTAGCACTACCGAACAATTCCAAGCCTTAGGCCAATTATTACGCTCTATCTATACTGACAAATGGGTCCACTACAACCAAGGGAAACTGGACAGCAAGCAGAAGCAAGTCTTCTACTTCTCCATGGAGTTCTTGCCAGGTCGCCAGCTCAAGCGTTATTTGCTTAACTTAGACTTGTTAGATACGGCTCGAACTGCCCTGGAAGAATTGGGCCTAGACTTTGAAGCTGTAGCGGCTGCTGAAGTCGATCCAGCCTTAGGGAACGGGGGCTTGGGCCGTTTGGCTTCTTGCTTCATGGATTCCATGGCGGCCACCGGTGTGCCGGGCAATGGTTGCGGTATTCGCTACCGTTATGGGCTCTTCAAGCAGAAATTCATCGACGGCTACCAAATTGAATTGCCAGAAAACTGGTTGCGTAATCCTAACTCTTGGGAAGTCCGCAAGGAATCCAAGTCCGTTATTGTTCGCTTTGGCGGCAATGTCTGGTTAGAACCTAATAAATTTGGGGACTTGAAGCCAGTCTATGAGAATACCTTTGATGTTTTGGCGGTGCCTTACGATACACCACAAATCGGCTATCGTAATGACGTGGTCAACAACCTACGTCTCT
This genomic window contains:
- the glgB gene encoding 1,4-alpha-glucan branching protein GlgB; translation: MTFAALQEQLSEHIYHFNHGNHEAAYQFLGCHKVDQDGVTGYRFAIWAPHAANVYILGDFNHWQNEPLSHIEGGVWAGIIQGVERSQCYKVGIDHGNGHIEYKIDPFGFNFEIAPKDATVVWGLEDFEWSDQVWMNQQWRKNSVHSPLNIYEVHASSWRRHPDGRTYTFAELADSLIPYVKEMGYTHIEMMPLMDHPLDASWGYQITGYYAVCGRYGTLEEFKDFVNQAHQAGIGVIMDWVPGHFCRNANALAYYDGTPTFEYQDVNRANNVGWGTLNFDLGKNQVQSFLISNAMFWLKECHLDGLRVDAVSNMLYLDFDQGPWTPNEDGSNHNRQGVAFLQKLNTTIKDHLPHVLMIAEESTDWKGITHAVSEGGLGFDYKWNMGWMNDTLRFFETDPYYRPQNFRLITFVFMYQYNERYVLPFSHDEVVHGKKSLLDKIPGNRETQFETLRLLHGYMMAQPGKKLHFMGNELGQYLEWRYYSELEWKDLSFEFNREYQHYMKTLNQIGRDYKALHYYDTEPAGLTVLDADNVEQAVLTMMRQGKAKRDFLIIALNFIPVERQEYRIGVPYKGEYEVLLNSQMQEFGGRWTENLPVMKTEEVPHDGQPYSIVTTVPSLGVLYIKPKRIYGAK
- a CDS encoding glucose-1-phosphate adenylyltransferase — protein: MKQDMIAMILAGGQGTRLGVLTKQTAKPAVPFGGKYRIIDFALSNCANSGIKNIGVVTQYQPLELNEHIGKGAAWGLTSRSGGATILQPYSSSDGEKWFKGTANAIYQNISYIDSLDPKYVLILSGDHIYKMDYAAMLEDHIKNKASLTVGVIPVSMKEASRFGIMNTDQNSRIIEFEEKPAQPKSNLASMGIYIFNWDTLRRYLVEDQAKNREMEDFGKNVIPAYLSNAENCFAYSFEGYWKDVGTIESLWEANMEFLDPEHPLNISEDTWRIYTSNPVTPPQFLTEDAQIKHSLVVDGCYIAGQVGNSLLSRDVKVGPNSQVDHSVVMSSATIGKGCRVEYAIIGEQAVIADGASVIGTPDQIATVGYAEVVGGPKNDGEE
- the glgD gene encoding glucose-1-phosphate adenylyltransferase subunit GlgD; its protein translation is MMVKNKLCAILNLTEDDQLLKPLTQNRPIAALPFADRYRVIDFALSSICHAEIDSVALFIAESGRSIYDHIRSGAAWDLDSQVSGGIFTFSQQNWKLRHHQENLYEDYYYNHRVFMSRAKAEYVFVAGSKIIANVDIRGVFRHHVAEGKDITLIYKQLDKEKLGDQNPKSRALKFDANRQVKGLVEYGDLGEEEKVDASLSMYFLSVKTLNDIIDRAVDEEVYMEVDELIQHYLLDYTVNPYKYTGYMANIDSIERYYKANMDMLDRQNFTSLFYSSQPILTKTKNGVPSYYAPSSDVRSSVVASGSYLAGKVERSLISRKVHVSDGAHVKDSIILQGTKIGDGARVEYAILDKGCVVEPGAHVIGTPDNVVVISKNTVIPAE
- the glgA gene encoding glycogen synthase GlgA, which codes for MKVLFASAEAAPFFKTGGLGDVAYALPKELAKQGVDIRVVLPYYTQTPQQYKDQIQEIAHFRFQLGGRNVYCGIKYLEMDGVKYYFIDNLAYFDRPALYGQWDDGERFGYFSTAIIEMLEVIDWIPDIIHCNDWHTAMVPVLLVDRYHWKDRLRHIRKVLTIHNLRFQGVYDPVILGQVFGTGYNVYTEDGAKYYDRVNYLKGGINFSDRITTVSPTYAHEITTQAFGENLEGVLKYNEWKLSGIINGIDYDLNNPETDPLIPHHFNVSDLSGKAANKAALQERLGLPVNPDVAMIGMVSRLTDQKGFQLVEERMEELLQAEVQVVLLGTGEPQFEHSFRYFESRYPDKMKSLITFDLGLAQQIYASCDFFLMPSAFEPCGLSQLMAMRYGTLPIVHETGGLRDTVQPYNQYTGEGTGYSFNRFDGWTMLQTIYYALDVYYNQPGAHKQLVEQAMTRDFSWTGPTKEYLALYHSLLQG